In bacterium HR17, the following proteins share a genomic window:
- the cckA_5 gene encoding Sensor kinase CckA, translating into MTLMRFRALLQAVRERWEQDQRWYALAIAGGIALLFVALMAPILVRVELLSLDWRFRVREWMGQSPAWSSDLVLVAIDEASAKDLRVKIPTPRDYLAQLVDRLAAYRPRVIGIDILLDRPTEPYADRQLARALQRAGTVVLPFQATGEAPPLLPMYQRVAAATGFAEVRPDPDAVTRRFSLFRWVNGRWTPSFVAALYRAATKQPASALGLNDPVLINYRGNASFPSPFPARNFFTDPPPPREFFEGKIVLIGVTHADTRDSYFLTPLSFGLGEGRRRFTTGVHIVAHALNTLLTRQLLHEPPTWFVGFLTVLLAAGTFVGLTRCHPGWGACVAIGELAGVMVLVTAAFIWGAWVLPLTPFVIAVVASYLGAFLHHFLWTRKVLKTAEERMVQVEKMHALAELAGGIAHDVRNALAPALVTTDFLLEEVTDPEWQMHLRTVRRGIDDAITIVNRLRLFGKPASEQQVLLPININELVMDTVAFTHAKWYHEPRRRGVEVKVQTHLSPHLPPVLGNPVELRQVLVNLIFNAVEAMPQGGTLTIRTFAENRQVGIAVQDTGIGMSPTVKKRLFEPFFTTKGERGTGLGLSICYGIVLRHRGAIDVESEEGKGTTFIVRLPAASPVESTTEQVVAQLPPLRILLIDDDETGSAALAEVLRRAGHKVDIALSGRDALQRYHPHGYEVVIVDWLMPGMNGLEVARAIRELSPHQPVILSTAWEAQLSAVPSGLVDAVIAKPWTNESLLAALKQALAAQRAV; encoded by the coding sequence GTGACGCTGATGCGATTCAGGGCACTGCTGCAGGCAGTGCGCGAGCGCTGGGAGCAGGACCAACGGTGGTATGCCCTTGCTATTGCGGGGGGCATTGCCCTTCTTTTTGTCGCTTTAATGGCACCGATTTTGGTGCGGGTGGAACTTTTATCGTTGGATTGGCGGTTTCGTGTCCGTGAATGGATGGGGCAATCGCCTGCATGGTCGTCGGATTTGGTGTTGGTCGCTATAGATGAGGCATCCGCGAAAGACTTGCGGGTGAAAATTCCGACCCCCCGTGACTATTTGGCGCAGTTAGTTGACCGCCTTGCAGCTTACCGCCCCCGTGTCATCGGGATTGATATTTTGTTGGACCGCCCGACAGAGCCTTACGCTGACCGCCAACTGGCTCGTGCGCTTCAGCGGGCGGGCACAGTTGTGCTCCCCTTCCAAGCGACGGGGGAAGCTCCTCCACTGCTACCCATGTATCAACGGGTCGCGGCGGCGACGGGGTTCGCTGAAGTCCGTCCAGACCCAGATGCGGTGACCCGCCGTTTCTCCCTGTTTCGTTGGGTAAACGGACGATGGACGCCCTCATTTGTCGCTGCCCTTTACCGTGCAGCGACAAAGCAACCTGCTTCGGCACTGGGTTTGAACGACCCTGTACTCATCAACTATAGAGGCAACGCCTCGTTTCCATCACCCTTTCCCGCCCGTAACTTTTTTACTGACCCGCCACCGCCCCGAGAGTTTTTTGAAGGGAAGATCGTCCTCATCGGCGTCACGCACGCAGACACACGGGACAGTTACTTTTTAACGCCGCTCTCCTTCGGTCTCGGTGAAGGACGCCGCCGCTTTACGACGGGTGTACACATTGTCGCCCACGCTCTCAACACACTATTAACTCGTCAACTCCTCCACGAACCGCCCACATGGTTTGTAGGCTTTCTCACCGTGCTCCTCGCCGCTGGCACTTTCGTCGGCTTAACAAGGTGTCACCCAGGTTGGGGTGCTTGCGTAGCGATAGGTGAACTGGCAGGGGTCATGGTGTTAGTGACAGCGGCTTTCATTTGGGGCGCATGGGTGTTGCCTCTCACGCCGTTCGTCATCGCTGTCGTCGCCAGTTACTTGGGCGCCTTCCTGCACCACTTCCTGTGGACGCGTAAGGTGCTTAAAACCGCTGAAGAGCGCATGGTGCAGGTGGAAAAAATGCACGCCCTTGCGGAATTAGCCGGCGGTATTGCCCACGATGTCCGTAATGCCCTCGCTCCCGCTCTGGTGACGACGGATTTTTTGTTAGAAGAGGTCACGGATCCTGAATGGCAGATGCACCTAAGGACTGTTCGGCGAGGCATTGACGATGCGATCACGATTGTCAATCGGTTGCGGCTCTTCGGTAAGCCAGCCAGCGAGCAGCAGGTTCTACTGCCCATCAACATTAACGAACTCGTCATGGACACCGTCGCTTTCACCCACGCCAAGTGGTATCACGAACCCCGCCGTCGGGGTGTGGAAGTGAAAGTGCAGACTCACCTATCGCCGCACCTGCCTCCCGTGTTGGGCAACCCTGTGGAACTGCGTCAGGTGTTGGTCAATCTGATTTTCAACGCGGTAGAGGCGATGCCGCAAGGCGGCACGCTTACCATCCGCACCTTTGCCGAGAACAGGCAGGTCGGTATCGCCGTGCAAGACACCGGCATCGGAATGAGCCCAACCGTCAAAAAACGCCTGTTTGAACCTTTCTTTACGACAAAAGGCGAACGCGGCACTGGGTTAGGGTTGAGCATCTGCTACGGGATCGTTTTGCGCCATCGGGGTGCCATTGATGTGGAGAGTGAAGAGGGGAAGGGCACGACCTTCATTGTGCGGCTCCCTGCCGCCTCGCCCGTTGAAAGCACTACAGAACAGGTAGTCGCTCAATTGCCACCTTTGCGCATTTTGCTCATTGATGATGACGAAACGGGCAGTGCTGCACTTGCCGAAGTGCTCCGCCGCGCCGGCCATAAAGTGGACATTGCCTTAAGTGGGCGTGACGCTCTGCAACGCTACCATCCGCACGGTTATGAAGTCGTCATCGTGGATTGGTTGATGCCGGGCATGAACGGGTTGGAAGTCGCCCGGGCGATTCGGGAATTGTCCCCCCATCAACCCGTTATCTTGAGCACTGCGTGGGAAGCGCAATTGAGTGCAGTGCCGTCAGGTTTGGTGGACGCTGTGATCGCCAAACCTTGGACGAACGAGAGTTTATTAGCCGCGCTCAAACAAGCGCTGGCTGCCCAACGGGCAGTTTAG